In Parageobacillus sp. KH3-4, the genomic window AAATGCTGCGCGGTGTCGACCAAAATAAAGATCAAACGTATTTTTTGAACCAATTAGGGCAAGAACAGCTGTCGAAGGTGATGTTTCCGATCGGCCACCTCGAAAAAGCGCAAGTGCGGCAAATCGCGAAAGACGCAGGGCTTGCCACAGCAACAAAAAAAGATAGTACGGGAATTTGCTTTATCGGTGAACGGGACTTTAAAAAGTTTTTAAGCAGCTATTTGCCAGCACAGCCGGGCATTATGCAAACGCTGGACGGCGAAGTGAAAGGAAAGCATGATGGAGTGATGTATTATACGATCGGACAGCGACACGGTCTTGGCATTGGCGGAAACGGCGAGCCGTGGTTTGTGGTCGGCAAAAACGTAAAAGAAAATATTTTGTACGTCGCACAAGGGTTTAACAATGAATATTTATATTCGACTTCGCTTATTGCGACAAATGTCAACTGGGTATCGGACCGCAAACCGCCAAAATCGTTCCGATGCACGGCAAAATTCCGTTATCGCCAGCCGGATACTGGCGTTACTGTGCATGTTATCGACGAGGAAAAAGTAGAAGTCGTCTTTGATGAGCCGGTTCGCGCTGTTACTCCGGGGCAAGCCGTTGTATTTTACAATGGCGAGGAATGTCTTGGCGGCGGAACGATAGATAAAGTGTTCCGCAATGGCGAAAAACTTTGGTATGTCGCCTAAAAAACGGCAGAATGCTGCAGAATCACGACATGCGCTGGGGCAGAATGCGACACGAAAACCTCAACTCTTATGCGGGTTGAGGTTTTCGTGTAATTAATAGAAAATTGCGAACATACGTGCTATAATGAGCGTAAGGAGTGAAGAGGAAATGGAGGAGAAAAACCGAGCAGGAATCGCATATATGCAAAAAGGAAATTATGAAGAAGCGATAAAATGTTTTCATGATGCGATTGAAGAAAATCCGCACGATCCAGTCGGCTACATCAATTTTGGAACGGTGTTGGCCGCGGCCGGAGAAGAGGAAAAAGCGCTTAACTTTTTCAAAAAAGCGATTGAGCTCGATAGCAACGCGGCGGCGGCATACTATGGAATGGGATCTGTCTATTACAAACGCCAGCAGTTTGCGCAAGCGAAGGATATGTTTGAACAAGCGATTCAGAAGGGGCTAAACGATGGAGACGTCTTTTTCATGCTCGGAATGTCATTGATGCATTTGGAGGCTCCACGTCTTGCGTTGCCGTATTTACAGAGAGCGGTGGAGTTGAACGAGCGCGATGTAGAGGCGGTGTTTCAGCTCGGGCTGTGCCTTGCGCAGCTTGAATTTGTCGATGAGGCGATGGGCTATTTTCAAAAAACGATCCAGTTAGATGAACGCCATGCCGATGCGTATTATAATTTAGGGGTTATCTATGCTTATAAAGATGATGTAAAGACCGCATTAAAAATGTTTACGACCGCGCTTCAGATCCGGCCGGATCATTTGCTTGCCGGATATGGGAAAAAGATGATGGAAAAGGCGTTACAACGATAAAAGGGCAGGGGATTCCATTGCAGCAGCCGGAATCATTTGTTTTCGAGGGAACATCGTTTATTAAAGGATCATATATTTCCACCATTTTTCATAATGAAGCGAATTTGTATTCCGTCGTTCGCGTCCGAGTCGAAGAAACGAACGAAGCGTACGATGAACAAGAAGTTGTTGTAACTGGATATTTCCCTAAAATGAACGAACATGATACGTATATTTTTTACGGGAAATTTCATGACCATCCAAAGTTCGGTCGGCAATATGTCGTAGAACATTTTCGCAAACAATTTCCTAACACAAAAGACGGCATCATTCACTATTTATCAAGCGATTTATTTAAAGGAATCGGAAAAAAAACGGCAAAAGCGATCGTCGAAGCGCTTGGCGAAAATGCTATTTCCAAAATTTTAGCGGACCCTAGCGTATTGGATGATGTTCCAAAATTGTCAAAGCAAAGAGCAAAAGAGCTGTATGATACGTTGCGTGCTCATGAAGGGCTGGAGCAGACGATGATCGCGCTTTCCCAATTTGGTTTTGGTCCGCAGTTGTCGATGAAAATTTATCAAGTATATCAAGATGAAACACTTTCCGTTATTCAGCAAAACCCCTACCAGCTTGTCGAAGATGTTGAAGGAATCGGATTTGGCCGCGCTGACGAATTAGGCTATCGGCTTGGTATTTCCGGCAACCATCCTGCGCGCATTCGCGCTGCGTGTTTGTTTGTGATAGAACGGGATTGCCTTCAAGAAGGGCATGTGTATGTGACAGAAAGACAGCTCCTCACAAACGTCAAACAGCTTTTGGAGGCGAAACGAAAAGAAACAGTCAGTGAAGAAGCGATCGAACAAATGTTGTTAATGCTTGCCGAGGAAGGAAAGCTAATCAAGGAAGACGAGAAATTTTATATTCCGTCGCTTTATTTCGCCGAAAAGGGAATCGTGGCAAACGTGAAGCGCCTTTTACAGCAAACGGAAGCGGTGGTGGCGTTTCCGGAATCGGAATTTTTGTTGGCGCTCGGAAGGCTGGAGGAACGTTTATCCGTTCAATACGCTCCCTCGCAAAAAGAAGCGATTCGACAAGCGCTTTCTTCCCCGCTGTTTATTTTGACCGGAGGCCCTGGTACAGGAAAAACGACAGTAATTAAAGGGATCGTGGAAATTTTCGCTGATTTGCACGGTCTTTCCCTCGATCCGAAGGATTACACGAAAGATCATCCATTTCCGATTTTGCTCGCCGCGCCGACGGGAAGAGCGGCAAAGAGAATGAGCGAGGCAACGGGATTGCCTGCGGTTACGATTCATCGTTTACTTGGATGGAATGGGGCGGAAGGTTTTACACATGACGAGGATGAGCCGATTAGCGGCAAGCTTTTAATCGTTGATGAAATGTCCATGGTCGATACGTGGCTGGCCAATCAGTTATTTAAGTCGATTCCGGACGGTATGCAAGTGATTCT contains:
- a CDS encoding tetratricopeptide repeat protein, with amino-acid sequence MEEKNRAGIAYMQKGNYEEAIKCFHDAIEENPHDPVGYINFGTVLAAAGEEEKALNFFKKAIELDSNAAAAYYGMGSVYYKRQQFAQAKDMFEQAIQKGLNDGDVFFMLGMSLMHLEAPRLALPYLQRAVELNERDVEAVFQLGLCLAQLEFVDEAMGYFQKTIQLDERHADAYYNLGVIYAYKDDVKTALKMFTTALQIRPDHLLAGYGKKMMEKALQR
- the mnmA gene encoding tRNA 2-thiouridine(34) synthase MnmA is translated as MNKAPKDTRVVVGMSGGVDSSVAALLLKQQGYDVIGIFMKNWDDTDENGVCTATEDYEDVVRVCNQIGIPYYAVNFEKQYWDKVFTYFLDEYKAGRTPNPDVMCNKEIKFKAFLEHALSIGADYVATGHYARVEYRDGEYKMLRGVDQNKDQTYFLNQLGQEQLSKVMFPIGHLEKAQVRQIAKDAGLATATKKDSTGICFIGERDFKKFLSSYLPAQPGIMQTLDGEVKGKHDGVMYYTIGQRHGLGIGGNGEPWFVVGKNVKENILYVAQGFNNEYLYSTSLIATNVNWVSDRKPPKSFRCTAKFRYRQPDTGVTVHVIDEEKVEVVFDEPVRAVTPGQAVVFYNGEECLGGGTIDKVFRNGEKLWYVA
- a CDS encoding ATP-dependent RecD-like DNA helicase; protein product: MQQPESFVFEGTSFIKGSYISTIFHNEANLYSVVRVRVEETNEAYDEQEVVVTGYFPKMNEHDTYIFYGKFHDHPKFGRQYVVEHFRKQFPNTKDGIIHYLSSDLFKGIGKKTAKAIVEALGENAISKILADPSVLDDVPKLSKQRAKELYDTLRAHEGLEQTMIALSQFGFGPQLSMKIYQVYQDETLSVIQQNPYQLVEDVEGIGFGRADELGYRLGISGNHPARIRAACLFVIERDCLQEGHVYVTERQLLTNVKQLLEAKRKETVSEEAIEQMLLMLAEEGKLIKEDEKFYIPSLYFAEKGIVANVKRLLQQTEAVVAFPESEFLLALGRLEERLSVQYAPSQKEAIRQALSSPLFILTGGPGTGKTTVIKGIVEIFADLHGLSLDPKDYTKDHPFPILLAAPTGRAAKRMSEATGLPAVTIHRLLGWNGAEGFTHDEDEPISGKLLIVDEMSMVDTWLANQLFKSIPDGMQVILVGDEDQLPSVGPGQVLKDLLQAGVIPTIRLTEVYRQAEGSSIIELAHQMKNGAIPSDLTAPKADRSFIRCQTSQVAEVVRQIADNARRKGFAVKDIQVLAPMYRGPAGIDRLNQVLQDLFNPKSEKKRELSVGDVVYRVGDKVLQLVNQPDDNVFNGDIGEIVAIFYAKENTEKQDLVVVSFDGIEVAYSRQDLSQITHAYCCSIHKSQGSEFPIVILPVVKSYYRMLKRNLLYTAVTRSKQFLILCGEEEAFKLGVARSDDGSRQTTLTEKLRNSLAPAVEGELPMEDANVGMENVSPYDFMDD